A genomic window from Streptomyces sp. MST-110588 includes:
- a CDS encoding EamA family transporter, translating to MSGAQGTAAPGGRLLSVGLVIGGIVSLQFGASVAVLLFPRAGALGVVTLRLTAAALVLLVACRPKLRGHTRGDWATVLAFGFALAGMNSLFYQAIDRIPLGAAVTLEFLGPLILSVATSRRGLSLLWAALALGGVALLGRAGLDGLNPLGAAFALGAGALWAAYILLSARTGQRFPQADGLALAMTVGALLSLPLGIATAGSALLDPVTLGLGAAVALLSSVMPYTLELLALRKLPASGFAVMMSLEPAAAATAGFLVLHQSLGWPEVVAIALVVTASAGAVTAART from the coding sequence CTGTCCGGGGCGCAGGGCACGGCGGCTCCGGGCGGGCGGCTGCTTTCCGTCGGGCTGGTGATCGGCGGCATCGTTTCCCTCCAGTTCGGGGCTTCGGTGGCCGTACTCCTCTTTCCCAGAGCCGGCGCGCTGGGTGTGGTGACCCTGCGTCTGACGGCCGCCGCCCTCGTCCTGCTCGTGGCCTGCCGCCCGAAACTGCGCGGTCACACCCGCGGTGACTGGGCCACCGTCCTGGCCTTCGGCTTCGCCCTGGCCGGCATGAACTCCCTCTTCTACCAGGCCATCGACCGCATCCCGCTCGGTGCCGCGGTCACCCTGGAGTTCCTCGGTCCGCTGATCCTCTCCGTGGCCACCTCCCGCCGGGGCTTGAGTCTGCTGTGGGCGGCGCTGGCGCTGGGCGGGGTGGCCCTGCTCGGCCGTGCGGGGCTGGACGGCCTCAATCCGCTGGGTGCCGCGTTCGCCCTGGGGGCCGGTGCGCTGTGGGCCGCGTACATCCTGCTCTCGGCCCGTACGGGACAGCGCTTCCCGCAGGCGGACGGCCTGGCCCTGGCGATGACCGTCGGCGCCCTGCTCAGCCTGCCGCTCGGCATCGCCACCGCGGGCTCCGCCCTCCTGGATCCCGTCACCCTGGGTCTGGGTGCGGCCGTCGCCCTGCTGTCCTCCGTCATGCCCTACACCCTGGAGCTGCTCGCCCTGCGCAAGCTTCCCGCCTCGGGTTTCGCGGTCATGATGAGTCTGGAACCGGCCGCGGCGGCCACCGCCGGCTTCCTGGTCCTGCACCAGTCCCTCGGCTGGCCGGAAGTGGTCGCCATCGCGCTGGTGGTCACCGCCAGCGCCGGTGCGGTAACCGCCGCCCGCACGTAG
- a CDS encoding amidohydrolase family protein has product MVAHRDYPVIDADSHIVLPDSEDWWRGRLPEKYAAWMPSYQDDRLTAEGRVIEQPSSTFHGRPTQAAWFGGTQGATYTPGSWKYDDPAAVDVLGALQRGGLDPKDRLTAMEREGISRAYIFPSKVLGLLPALRSSAFAYEVAKAYNDWALAYCAEDRERLFPVAALPQHDLVLAVDEARRVLEQGVRTVILRPNTVAGTNIDDPVYDLLWEFCQEHGVAVCFHEGFGVARIPRIGTERTHDTMQGHLVSHTFEHMMAVMLLITGGVLERFPGVRFAFMESGAGWAPFWLNRMDDHAEQFAKDRPPLPERPSTYFRRQCYLGVEPEDPLLPMLIDQGLAENLLFASDFPHFDAKFPGAVTALADREDIDEAAKRLLLCDNARRFFGID; this is encoded by the coding sequence ATGGTCGCTCACCGTGACTACCCCGTCATCGACGCGGACAGCCACATCGTGCTCCCCGACTCCGAGGACTGGTGGCGGGGCAGGCTGCCCGAGAAGTACGCCGCCTGGATGCCCTCCTACCAGGACGACCGGCTGACCGCCGAGGGCCGGGTCATCGAACAGCCCTCGTCCACCTTCCACGGCCGGCCCACCCAGGCCGCCTGGTTCGGGGGCACGCAGGGCGCCACGTACACCCCCGGAAGCTGGAAGTACGACGACCCGGCCGCCGTGGACGTGCTCGGCGCCCTCCAGCGCGGCGGCCTGGACCCCAAGGACCGGCTCACCGCCATGGAGCGGGAGGGCATCAGCCGCGCCTACATCTTCCCGTCCAAGGTGCTCGGCCTGCTTCCGGCCCTGCGCAGTTCCGCCTTCGCGTACGAGGTCGCCAAGGCGTACAACGACTGGGCGCTGGCCTACTGTGCCGAGGACCGGGAGCGGCTGTTCCCGGTCGCCGCGCTGCCGCAGCACGACCTCGTGCTGGCCGTGGACGAGGCGCGCCGGGTCCTGGAGCAGGGCGTGCGCACCGTCATCCTGCGGCCCAACACCGTGGCCGGCACCAACATCGACGACCCGGTCTACGACCTCCTGTGGGAGTTCTGCCAGGAACACGGCGTGGCGGTGTGCTTCCACGAGGGGTTCGGGGTCGCGCGCATCCCCCGTATCGGGACCGAGCGCACCCACGACACCATGCAGGGCCACCTCGTCAGCCACACCTTCGAGCACATGATGGCCGTGATGCTGCTGATCACCGGCGGTGTCCTGGAGCGGTTCCCCGGGGTGCGGTTCGCCTTCATGGAGAGCGGTGCGGGCTGGGCCCCGTTCTGGCTGAACCGGATGGACGACCACGCGGAGCAGTTCGCCAAGGACCGGCCGCCGCTTCCCGAGCGGCCCAGCACCTACTTCAGGCGGCAGTGTTATCTGGGTGTGGAGCCGGAGGATCCGCTGCTGCCCATGCTCATCGATCAGGGGCTGGCGGAGAACCTGCTGTTCGCCAGCGACTTCCCGCACTTCGACGCCAAGTTCCCCGGCGCCGTGACCGCCCTGGCCGACCGGGAGGACATCGACGAGGCGGCCAAACGGCTTCTGCTGTGCGACAACGCCCGCCGTTTCTTCGGGATCGACTGA
- a CDS encoding class I SAM-dependent methyltransferase — protein MGPDPLVGRERSMASMGSMERERPVERILPEPDARVAAVLSGLEERSRKEQAELEALRAKGGTALRERAGSFMLDVGPDVGQLLNTLVRAMAAHTVVEVGGSVGYSTIWLAEAVRATGGRLYSIEVDPGKQDEQRDNVREAGLAGVVELTALEAPALLPTLAGPVDLVLLDHWKELYVRDFDACWPTLRPGGAVVADNILIPKKNAEVIAAYRRHVGGVPDAQSQVLAIGDGIEFTVKREARPGVRRASGSGP, from the coding sequence ATGGGGCCGGACCCACTGGTGGGACGGGAGCGGTCGATGGCGTCGATGGGGTCGATGGAGCGGGAGCGGCCGGTGGAGCGGATTCTGCCGGAACCGGACGCCCGGGTCGCAGCCGTCCTGAGCGGGCTGGAGGAACGTTCCCGCAAGGAGCAGGCGGAGTTGGAGGCGCTGCGCGCCAAAGGAGGCACCGCCCTGCGCGAACGGGCCGGCTCCTTCATGCTCGACGTCGGCCCGGACGTCGGCCAGTTGCTGAACACCCTGGTACGGGCGATGGCCGCGCACACGGTCGTGGAGGTCGGTGGTTCGGTCGGCTACTCCACGATCTGGCTCGCCGAGGCGGTACGGGCCACCGGCGGACGCCTGTACTCCATCGAGGTCGACCCCGGGAAGCAGGACGAGCAGCGGGACAACGTGAGGGAGGCGGGGCTCGCCGGCGTCGTCGAGCTGACCGCCCTGGAGGCGCCCGCTCTCCTGCCCACCCTGGCCGGCCCGGTCGACCTCGTTCTCCTGGACCACTGGAAGGAGTTGTACGTACGGGACTTCGACGCCTGCTGGCCGACGCTGCGGCCGGGCGGCGCGGTGGTGGCCGACAACATCCTGATCCCGAAGAAGAACGCCGAGGTCATCGCCGCGTACCGGCGGCACGTCGGCGGTGTGCCGGACGCGCAGAGCCAGGTGCTGGCGATCGGGGACGGGATCGAGTTCACCGTAAAGCGTGAAGCGCGGCCCGGCGTTCGGCGGGCGTCCGGTTCCGGGCCCTAG
- a CDS encoding LysR family transcriptional regulator translates to MSIELRHFRCFLAVADTLSVTRAAERLHLSQPAVSRTLRQLEQGLGVLLVDRSTHHLELTAEGHAFRDRAAAAVTAFDRALDEARHTTRPLLLGHPWAAAGADTTALLRRWAETHPRTPLVLRRIDDRTAGLTRGDVDAALLRGEIRTPGLNTEHLRTETRVAALPTDDPLARRPALTLADLCERTLAINPVSGITTLDLWPADARPRATVTITNTDDWLAVITAGSAVGVTACATAGMHPHPGVAYVPLTDAPPVPVSLTWRQGPSHPDIPALVTLAREIIGTPHPQTNAPGSWAAPSPDR, encoded by the coding sequence ATGAGCATCGAGCTGCGTCATTTCCGCTGCTTCCTCGCCGTCGCCGACACCCTCAGCGTGACCCGCGCCGCCGAGCGGCTGCACCTGAGCCAGCCCGCCGTCTCCCGCACCCTGCGCCAGCTCGAACAGGGCCTGGGCGTCCTCCTGGTGGACCGCTCCACCCACCACCTGGAACTGACCGCCGAGGGCCACGCCTTCCGCGACCGGGCAGCCGCCGCCGTCACCGCCTTCGACCGGGCGCTGGACGAGGCCCGGCACACCACCCGCCCGCTCCTCCTCGGCCACCCCTGGGCCGCGGCCGGCGCGGACACCACCGCGCTCCTGCGCCGCTGGGCCGAGACCCACCCCAGGACACCGCTGGTACTGCGCCGGATCGACGACCGTACGGCCGGCCTGACTCGCGGCGACGTCGACGCCGCCCTGCTGCGCGGAGAGATCCGTACGCCCGGACTGAACACCGAACACCTGCGTACGGAGACACGGGTGGCGGCGCTGCCCACCGACGACCCGCTCGCCCGCCGCCCCGCACTCACCCTCGCCGACCTCTGCGAACGCACCCTCGCGATCAACCCCGTCTCCGGCATCACCACCTTGGACCTGTGGCCCGCCGACGCCCGCCCGCGCGCCACCGTCACCATCACCAACACCGACGACTGGCTCGCCGTCATCACCGCCGGCAGCGCCGTCGGCGTCACCGCCTGCGCCACCGCCGGCATGCACCCCCACCCCGGCGTCGCCTACGTCCCCCTGACCGACGCCCCACCGGTCCCCGTAAGCCTCACCTGGCGCCAGGGCCCCAGCCACCCCGACATCCCGGCCCTGGTAACCCTGGCACGCGAGATCATCGGCACACCGCACCCCCAGACCAACGCGCCGGGCTCCTGGGCCGCCCCCTCCCCCGACAGATAA